TAGTTGCCAATCGAATGAGACAGCAAGCTTATTTTAAGAAAAGTGTTCTATTTGATGAATTAACACAAGCATATAATAGAACGTTTTTATCTAATGTTTGGAAAAACTTAATAAAAAGATACAAGGAACGTGAGCAGATTTTTAGTTTAGTTTTAATTGATTTAGACTTTTTTAAACAAGTAAATGACAGGTATGGACATGCGGTAGGGGACGTTGTCTTGAAAAATTTCTCATCTTATATGTTAAAAGAAAAACGTCCGTCAGATTTCTTTATTCGTTATGGTGGAGAAGAATTTATTTTAATTATGCCAGAGATAAATCAAATAGAAGCGCTCAAGTATACCAATGCGTTACTAGAGAAGTTTATCAAAACGGGGCACCATACGAAAGACGGCGAAATTTTCCTCAGTTTTACAGCTGGTATTTCTGAGATGGGAGAAGGCATTGCAACTATTGATCGTTTAATTGAGAAAAGTGATAAAGCTTTATATTATGGTAAGGATCAAGGAAGAAAACGAGTAGAAGTTTATCGATATGATTTGGAGAAAGACCCACTTGCTGAAGGTGGAGAGGTGACTTTGAAAATTGCTATTGTAGATGATGATCGTTTTATTCGACGTTTACTACAAGATAAGTTAGCGAAACTTCAAATTGAACCATATAGAATGGAGATAGCTTCATTTCACGATGGGGAGATATTTCTAGAATCTAATTGGTATAAGGGCAGAGAGAAGAAAATCGTCTTATTGGATGGCATTTTACCTAATCTTGACGGGTTAGATATTTTGAAATATTTAAGACAAACAGTAAATGAATCTGAAATTGGTATAATGATGTTATCAGGAAGACAAAAGAATAGTGATATGGTTAAGGCCTTAGAATTAGGTGCAGATGATTACATTACAAAACCATTCAGTTTAGAGCAACTAGAAGCGCGAATAAAACGATTAGTACATCGTCTGTTTAGTCGATGAATTGAATTATGTATAAAAGAAAAACTAGGTGGTTATCTAGCATAAACGCTAAGTAACCGACCTAGTTTATTTAACTTGTTTTGTAAAAAGGAGTCTTAATCTAATGCTTGTTCATCACTTAAATGAACTTCTAACTGTTGTAATTCTCTTTGTTCTTCAGGGGTAGCCTGTGCATAGGCAGCTTGAACAGCTTTAGAAGCAGCTTGCTTGTCTTCTTCTGTATAATTTGTTCCTGATGTTACACGTTGCATCGCGTCTTTTGCTTGCTGAAATAAATGATTTGCCACAATAGTTTCCTCCTACAAGTTGTTTTTTGTTGCGTCTGTGTCTATTAAGCGTTCGTGGTAAGGAAAGCGTTCATCATGTTTTTTTACTACATCTGCCCCTTGTGCAGTAAAACGTTTTGATTTACTTTTTTTAGACATATTTTTCCCTCCTATACCAATAAGAAAAAAGCCTGCACTCTAATTGAATGCAAGCTTAGTTTAAATCAAATTCAATTTTTTATACCTGTCGATAATTAGGCATCGACCTTTAATTTTAAATATGTTTCTAAAAATTCACCTATACCATCTTCTTCATTCGTCGCAGTAATATGATTAGCAAGATCTTTTAATTCATCTATGGCATTGCCCATCGCAACGCCAGCACCAGCATACTCAATCATTTCATTATCATTATCTTCATCGCCAAAAGCGATAACATTTGCTTGAGGAATATTGTAATAATGTGCAATACGTTGTAAACCAACAGCTTTATTCATACCTTTACGAACAATTTCAATCACATTCCATGGGGCGCCCCATTTACGATGTTCAATTACTTCAGCATGATCAAGATCTAATTGCTCGCGCAAAGCTACAATGTGGTCTTCACGTGGATGAATTAATAAAGAAGTAGGATCTTCCTTTAATTCATTCTTTAAGCTACCAATTACAATTGGATTTTTTTCTCTATCTGTATGCAAAATGGTCATTAACTCTTCATCATATCGATCTAAGTAAACATCATCAGTAACTTCAGCCATAATATTGTTCACTTCTAGATCGTAGCAAGTTTGAACTATTTTTAAAGCTGTCCGTTTTGGAAGTGGACTATGTAATGCTTTCCATTTAGAATCTGTAGGGTGGTGAATAAGTGCACCATTAAAATTAACCATCGGTGTATCCAAGCCTAATTCATGATAGTAATCAATACTAGCTCGATGTGGTCTACCAGTAGCAATTACGACGATGTGACCTTCTTCTTTTGCTTTTAAAACAATTTTTTTTGTACGTTCACTAATTACTTTTTTGTCAGTTAACAATGTTCCATCAAGATCTAAAGCAATTAGATGTCGTGTCTTTGTCATTAAAATCACCTCTTATTAGTAAGTACAGTTTAAAGAAGAATTTTACTTCTGTAAAGAATTTGTTGTATAACGTTTTAATTTTGCATCTGAGTATTGGAAAATATATGATAGTAATACTACTATATATTAATGTTAGAGAGGAAAAACTAATGATACATATTGAAAAGGAAATTTGGCATGAAATTCCGATTTTGGTTATTGTAGATAGTGAAAAGAAAGAAGAGCCTTTACCAGTATTAACTTATATACATGGATTTACAAGCGCAAAAGAACATAATTTACCACTTGCATATCTAATGGCTGAAAAAGGTTATCGTGTTTTGTTACCGGATTGTTTTTTGCATGGTGAACGGGTAATAAATCTTGATGAAAAACAACGTCAAATGAAATTCTTTGACATTATAAAACAAAATATACTGGATCTAAAATTAATAAAAGAAATATTAGATCAACGCGGATTATTATTGGATAATCGTTTTGGATTAGCTGGGACAAGTATGGGCGGTATTACAACTGCGGCTGCTTTAACACAATATCCTTGGATTAAATCGGCAGCAATTTTAATGGGTACACCTAAAATCACGATATACGCGCGCCAGATAATTCAAGAAATTCAAAAGCAAGGCGTCAATCTCCCAATGTCAACAGAAGAAATAGAGAAGATGCTCGAGAGTTTAAATGCAATTGATTTATCGATGCAGCCTGAAAGATTAGATGGAAGGCCTTTATTCTTCTGGCACGGTGAAAAAGATATGGTTGTACCATTTGACCACGCTCATAGCTTTCATCAACAAATTCTAGGTGAATACAAGAACCAAGAAAGTATTCGATTTATACCTGAAATTGGTGCTGGGCATAAGGTAAGTCGCTTAGCTATTTTAGAAACAGTGAAATGGTTTGAATTGCAATTATAGAAATCGTGATATAGATCATTTTATTTTTAATACTTTTATGTTTATAATATAGTATACGTAAATAAAGGAGGAAATATTATGGAGGAAGCGTTACAAGAGAATCTAATGGGTGCTTTGGAGAATGTAATTGATCCCGAGCTTGGAATAGATATAGTTAATTTAGGTCTTGTTTATGGCGTTAATTTAGAAGATGATGGCCTTGCTGTTGTCACGATGACTTTGACAGCAATGGGCTGTCCATTAGCTGCGCATATTGAAGAAGACGTCAAGAGTGTTCTTGCAGATCTTCCTGAAGTAAAAGATACAAGAGTTGATATTGTGTGGAGCCCACCTTGGGGTAAAGAACGCATGTCACGTTATGCGAAAATAGCACTTGGTATTCCAGATTGATAAAGCCTTTTAAAAAACGTCCCTTAATTTAAGGGACGTTTTTAATTGTTAAATAATAAATGATTTAACAATTCCTTGTTTATAAGTAATGCACCGTTCTGATGCTTCTTAATAGTTTGTTGTTTTTTTAACTGAGACAATGTGCGGCTGACTGATTCTCTACTTGAGCCGATCATATTTGCAAGTTGTTGATTAGAGAAAGGAGTTTGCAGAACAAACCATCCGTTTACTTGTTCTTCGCCATGTGTTTCAGTTAGACGTAATAACAACATAATGATTTGTTCATAGGTATTATGTAAAATTTGTTCCTCTAATCTATTCTGTAAATCAATGATTAACCCACCTAATACGTGAATTAATTTGATGCTAATCGAAGGGTTAGTAATTAAAAAGTTTTCAAATGTTTGGATTGGTAAAGAATATATTTCTGTCTCTTCAACAGCTTGGGCATGTGCCGGGTAGTTACCTTTCCTGAAAAATCCTTGATGTGGAAACATATCCCCTTTGGTCAACAAATTCACAATTTGTTCTTTACCATGAATATCTGTTTTGTAAATGTTTATACTGCCAGTTTTAATAAAGAAGACAGTTGTTAAAGGTTCCCCCTGCATGAAAACATGATTGCCACGTTGATATGTATGTGACTTCATTAGTGACAAAATAGGCTCAAGTTCTGCTGGTGCTAAATCTTTGAACAATGGTATAGATTTAAATAATTGAATGGTTGATTCATCTCTCATAAACAATTCTCCCTTCATTGTTTATTCATTCTAAAAAGTCTCTTAGCAGTAGATAGAAACTGCGACATAACATACCGCTTTGGAAATATACTCTGCTTTCCGTGGGATTGTGATTACTCATCCCATCGAAAACATTCGCTGTTCCCACAGGAGTCTCAACCATTTGCTTTCTTCGCTGGATAGCGTAATTTTCCATAGTGCATATTGTTGATCATTTTTCCTAACTTGAGAAGCGGGTCAGGGGACTATATTGTGTTGCAGTTTATTAGGTTTTTAATTAATTGTACATAACACGATGGGGCAGTTTTCACAGTTTATTTCTGTTTTTAAATAATCTAAATCAAAAATAGTGATTTTGCCTTTTTCCATTCCGATAATGTTAAGACGTTTTAATTCATTTAATAAACGATTAACACTTTCACGAGAGGTTCCGCAAAAATTTGCTAGTTCTTGATTTGTAAGATTAATTTCTAGTAATATGCCTTCCTTTTTCTTCTCTCCATAGCTATTGGAAAGTCGAATTAGTGTTGAATATAAAGCACCTTTTTTCCCATGAGAAACTAGATCTCTGAATTTTGTTTGATCACGTCGATAGTTAAGATTCATTATTTTTAATAACTCAATCGACAGTTTGGGATTCGTTAGTATTTTTTCCTCTAATGTTTTTCTTTTAATTACGCCAACTTCTCCGTCTTCGGTTACTTTGGCATTTAAAATGTACTTTACCTCTTCATTATCTAATGTAAGTTCCCCAACAATGTCATCTTTGGAGCAAATGCGTAAAAATAGTTCTCGACCGTCCGATGAAATTTTACCGATTTGTATGCTACCTGATTTAATAATAAAGAGGTCAGATACTTCTTCGCCTTGTTGGAAAAGGTACGTATTTTTTTTTATTGGTAAAGTATAATCGATTGCTGACAAAACAGTTGCAAGTTCTATTGATGTGTTTTGTGATACAGGAATTTTTTTCACATTTTTCAGCTCCCCATAAGACAATTTTTGTCATACTAATTTATAACAAAATAAAAGCGATGAATCCTGCAATAAAGCAATAAATAGCGAAATATTTTAAATTTCCACGAGCCATAACGTTCATAAACCATTTTAAAGAAAAATAAGTTGCTACAGCAGCTGCAATAAAAGCTAATAAATAAGGGATCCACATGGTTTTTAATTCTGCAGTAAATAAATCGTCAATTGATAACAAAAATGTTCCGAAGCTAATTGGAATGAAGAGTAGGAAAGAGAATCGTAACGCTGTCTCTTGCTTCATTCCAAGTAACATAGCAGCAACAATGGTTGCACCAGAACGACTAATGCCGGGGATTAATGCGACTGATTGAGCTAATCCAACTATAATGGCATCTTTCAGTGTTAGTGCACCGTCATTTTTACGACCTCTAATGTTTCGAATAATCCATAAACCTATACCTGTAATAATTAGCGTAATACCAATTTGTTGTGGTTTGCTAAAAATCAAACCAATTTGTTCCTCAAATAATAACCCA
The nucleotide sequence above comes from Paraliobacillus zengyii. Encoded proteins:
- a CDS encoding Cof-type HAD-IIB family hydrolase, which encodes MTKTRHLIALDLDGTLLTDKKVISERTKKIVLKAKEEGHIVVIATGRPHRASIDYYHELGLDTPMVNFNGALIHHPTDSKWKALHSPLPKRTALKIVQTCYDLEVNNIMAEVTDDVYLDRYDEELMTILHTDREKNPIVIGSLKNELKEDPTSLLIHPREDHIVALREQLDLDHAEVIEHRKWGAPWNVIEIVRKGMNKAVGLQRIAHYYNIPQANVIAFGDEDNDNEMIEYAGAGVAMGNAIDELKDLANHITATNEEDGIGEFLETYLKLKVDA
- a CDS encoding competence protein, whose product is MSKKSKSKRFTAQGADVVKKHDERFPYHERLIDTDATKNNL
- a CDS encoding undecaprenyl-diphosphate phosphatase, giving the protein MELYESFSLLLKYVFFGLVQGFTEPIPISSSGHLVIVQNLFGLKLDNLSFEILVNFGSLIAVLIIYKDDILRLIQNGLRFIVKRERDAKEDFDFILYLIVATIPAGVIGLLFEEQIGLIFSKPQQIGITLIITGIGLWIIRNIRGRKNDGALTLKDAIIVGLAQSVALIPGISRSGATIVAAMLLGMKQETALRFSFLLFIPISFGTFLLSIDDLFTAELKTMWIPYLLAFIAAAVATYFSLKWFMNVMARGNLKYFAIYCFIAGFIAFILL
- a CDS encoding DUF3813 domain-containing protein; translation: MANHLFQQAKDAMQRVTSGTNYTEEDKQAASKAVQAAYAQATPEEQRELQQLEVHLSDEQALD
- a CDS encoding prolyl oligopeptidase family serine peptidase translates to MIHIEKEIWHEIPILVIVDSEKKEEPLPVLTYIHGFTSAKEHNLPLAYLMAEKGYRVLLPDCFLHGERVINLDEKQRQMKFFDIIKQNILDLKLIKEILDQRGLLLDNRFGLAGTSMGGITTAAALTQYPWIKSAAILMGTPKITIYARQIIQEIQKQGVNLPMSTEEIEKMLESLNAIDLSMQPERLDGRPLFFWHGEKDMVVPFDHAHSFHQQILGEYKNQESIRFIPEIGAGHKVSRLAILETVKWFELQL
- a CDS encoding GGDEF domain-containing response regulator, which produces MKEYQIIFMKRYIHILEKWKKREVIKNDEIQQLLNDIKDTAMHIELHHLEEIATSLLEEMNKERKADWTEEEWSNFIQPLVLLFDEQTVERSSKLNKSPKRITALLLDNEVGSVYQIKEELEKLNYEVLIATKVKRAIELFYDYHPDLILIHTSMEETVVLYALSKLSERAIESFIPIFVIGNSNEPSLKIKVYDAGATDYIDNAIEYDVLDSLVANRMRQQAYFKKSVLFDELTQAYNRTFLSNVWKNLIKRYKEREQIFSLVLIDLDFFKQVNDRYGHAVGDVVLKNFSSYMLKEKRPSDFFIRYGGEEFILIMPEINQIEALKYTNALLEKFIKTGHHTKDGEIFLSFTAGISEMGEGIATIDRLIEKSDKALYYGKDQGRKRVEVYRYDLEKDPLAEGGEVTLKIAIVDDDRFIRRLLQDKLAKLQIEPYRMEIASFHDGEIFLESNWYKGREKKIVLLDGILPNLDGLDILKYLRQTVNESEIGIMMLSGRQKNSDMVKALELGADDYITKPFSLEQLEARIKRLVHRLFSR
- a CDS encoding Crp/Fnr family transcriptional regulator, which codes for MPVSQNTSIELATVLSAIDYTLPIKKNTYLFQQGEEVSDLFIIKSGSIQIGKISSDGRELFLRICSKDDIVGELTLDNEEVKYILNAKVTEDGEVGVIKRKTLEEKILTNPKLSIELLKIMNLNYRRDQTKFRDLVSHGKKGALYSTLIRLSNSYGEKKKEGILLEINLTNQELANFCGTSRESVNRLLNELKRLNIIGMEKGKITIFDLDYLKTEINCENCPIVLCTIN
- a CDS encoding metal-sulfur cluster assembly factor produces the protein MEEALQENLMGALENVIDPELGIDIVNLGLVYGVNLEDDGLAVVTMTLTAMGCPLAAHIEEDVKSVLADLPEVKDTRVDIVWSPPWGKERMSRYAKIALGIPD
- a CDS encoding Crp/Fnr family transcriptional regulator, translated to MRDESTIQLFKSIPLFKDLAPAELEPILSLMKSHTYQRGNHVFMQGEPLTTVFFIKTGSINIYKTDIHGKEQIVNLLTKGDMFPHQGFFRKGNYPAHAQAVEETEIYSLPIQTFENFLITNPSISIKLIHVLGGLIIDLQNRLEEQILHNTYEQIIMLLLRLTETHGEEQVNGWFVLQTPFSNQQLANMIGSSRESVSRTLSQLKKQQTIKKHQNGALLINKELLNHLLFNN